In one window of Blastopirellula marina DNA:
- a CDS encoding MBL fold metallo-hydrolase RNA specificity domain-containing protein: protein MSGRKATTSTENAHQKWLTPELSPSEIGPGHVSGLFATDRGLFLLPSRIGIDVTRRQAIGFISHAHMDHAASHGLALCTEATAKMVKHRLGNVTTRVMRFGQAIEVAGHPLTALPAGHIFGSAMLLTEHEKGSLLYTGDFRLGTSATAEPAELCQADYLIMECTFGHPKYRLPSREVVTEMLLEKVTQAIRRGATPVISAYVLGKSQEVTKILTSNGIPVLQHPAVYEISQIYQAAGCDLGDFRPYEGRPIAGCAVIIPPRPITPGGLPGALHVEKFHVTGWAMDEKRRNSAPKDHWIPLSDHADFDQLLSAVEQVSPKSVFCTHGPKSFVEELRKRGHDARWLK, encoded by the coding sequence TTGTCCGGAAGAAAAGCGACCACCTCGACAGAAAATGCCCACCAGAAGTGGCTTACGCCGGAACTGTCCCCTTCGGAAATCGGCCCAGGACACGTTTCCGGGCTATTTGCGACCGACCGAGGGCTGTTTCTGCTCCCTTCGCGAATTGGCATCGATGTGACACGCCGCCAGGCGATTGGGTTCATTTCGCACGCTCATATGGATCATGCGGCCAGTCACGGGTTGGCTTTATGCACTGAGGCGACCGCTAAGATGGTGAAGCACCGGCTTGGAAACGTCACGACACGCGTCATGCGGTTCGGACAGGCGATAGAAGTCGCCGGACATCCCCTGACAGCACTGCCAGCTGGACACATCTTCGGATCGGCTATGCTGCTAACTGAACATGAAAAAGGCTCGCTGCTATACACCGGCGACTTCCGACTGGGAACGTCCGCCACCGCCGAGCCTGCCGAGCTTTGCCAAGCCGACTACCTGATCATGGAATGCACCTTCGGTCATCCCAAGTACCGCTTACCGTCACGTGAAGTGGTGACCGAAATGCTGTTAGAGAAAGTCACCCAGGCTATTCGTCGCGGAGCCACACCGGTAATCTCCGCTTATGTGTTGGGGAAGTCCCAGGAAGTCACCAAGATCCTTACCTCTAACGGGATCCCCGTGCTGCAGCATCCTGCGGTGTATGAGATCAGCCAGATCTACCAAGCGGCCGGTTGTGACCTGGGCGACTTTCGTCCTTACGAAGGACGCCCCATCGCAGGCTGCGCCGTGATCATCCCCCCCCGGCCGATCACCCCAGGCGGGCTTCCCGGCGCGTTGCACGTGGAAAAGTTCCACGTCACCGGATGGGCCATGGATGAAAAGCGGCGAAACTCAGCTCCCAAGGATCACTGGATTCCATTGTCCGATCACGCTGACTTCGATCAACTACTGAGTGCCGTCGAGCAGGTCTCGCCGAAATCCGTTTTTTGCACTCATGGTCCGAAGAGCTTCGTCGAAGAACTTCGCAAGCGCGGACATGACGCTCGCTGGTTAAAATAA
- a CDS encoding aminopeptidase C, translating into MQFDKCLKFALLLIAMNMPNLSFSEDLSSIPGALSPELLNDIRGSFEMDDQTRVRHNAVTNNKINDLALNRGIVAGKDGYFSHKIESKGITNQESSGRCWMFAGLNTMRPRVIRDKKLPEFEFSTSYLQFWDKMEKSNLFLEAMIEMRETDYLDREWEQVHKWTMSDGGWWNFVVDLIEKYGVVPKDVMPETQSSENTRTMNTILDRKLRADAVTIRKMHENGSNLKELRAFKKQALSEVYRFLVINLGEPPTEFQWRYVARTKEEDSNEESSESEISEDSADAKVDDLTPLITYTPQSFYKEFVGVSLQDYVCLYNDPLQEFQKHFRFKRAKNIYGKSDMNFVNVPINDLKQVAMQSIVENEPVWFAADVGKDQSSELGIMGYRLFDYDPLFGINTQISRADSLRMRDGGSNHAMAFMGVDVRDGKPLKWLVENSWGEKRGDKGTWTLYDDWFDHHVYTIIVNKRYVQEDLLKVFDEQATELPPWYPGAPGAR; encoded by the coding sequence ATGCAATTCGACAAATGTCTCAAGTTCGCTCTACTGCTGATCGCCATGAACATGCCTAACTTATCCTTCAGCGAAGACCTTTCCTCGATACCCGGCGCGCTATCGCCTGAACTGCTCAATGACATTCGCGGATCGTTTGAGATGGATGATCAGACGAGAGTCCGTCACAACGCTGTCACGAATAACAAGATCAATGACCTCGCGTTGAATCGCGGGATTGTCGCCGGCAAAGATGGGTACTTTAGTCATAAGATTGAATCCAAGGGGATCACCAACCAAGAATCGAGCGGTCGCTGCTGGATGTTTGCCGGGCTCAACACAATGAGGCCGAGAGTCATTCGCGATAAGAAGCTACCCGAGTTTGAGTTCTCGACCTCCTACCTTCAGTTTTGGGACAAGATGGAGAAATCAAACTTGTTTCTCGAAGCGATGATTGAGATGCGTGAAACAGACTATCTCGACCGCGAATGGGAGCAGGTTCACAAGTGGACAATGAGTGATGGCGGGTGGTGGAACTTTGTTGTCGATTTAATCGAGAAATATGGCGTCGTACCGAAAGATGTCATGCCTGAAACGCAAAGTAGTGAAAACACACGCACGATGAATACCATTCTTGATCGCAAGTTGCGGGCAGACGCTGTAACGATCAGAAAAATGCACGAAAATGGTTCCAATCTTAAGGAGCTACGTGCATTCAAGAAGCAGGCACTCAGTGAAGTCTATCGATTTCTGGTCATCAACCTTGGTGAACCTCCCACTGAATTTCAGTGGCGTTACGTCGCGAGAACCAAGGAAGAAGACTCGAACGAAGAATCTAGCGAATCCGAAATCTCTGAGGATTCAGCGGACGCGAAAGTTGACGATCTGACGCCGCTGATCACATACACGCCACAATCGTTTTACAAAGAGTTCGTCGGTGTCTCATTGCAAGATTATGTCTGCCTGTACAACGACCCACTGCAGGAGTTTCAAAAGCACTTTCGTTTCAAACGTGCCAAAAACATCTACGGCAAGTCCGACATGAACTTTGTCAACGTGCCGATCAATGATCTCAAGCAAGTTGCCATGCAATCGATCGTTGAAAATGAGCCCGTCTGGTTCGCTGCAGACGTAGGCAAAGATCAATCATCAGAGCTGGGAATCATGGGTTATCGTCTTTTCGATTATGATCCATTGTTCGGAATCAACACCCAGATCAGTCGAGCTGACAGCTTGAGAATGCGCGATGGAGGATCCAATCACGCCATGGCGTTCATGGGTGTCGATGTTCGTGATGGAAAGCCCCTGAAATGGCTTGTTGAGAACAGCTGGGGAGAAAAACGCGGCGACAAAGGGACCTGGACGCTTTACGACGACTGGTTTGATCATCACGTCTACACAATCATCGTTAACAAGCGATATGTTCAGGAAGATTTACTCAAGGTGTTTGACGAACAAGCGACTGAATTGCCTCCCTGGTATCCAGGAGCCCCCGGTGCTCGTTAG
- a CDS encoding PQQ-binding-like beta-propeller repeat protein, translated as MKLSIAALFLSLLIASVGVADNYPQFRGAGSNAISPSQLPVTWSDENGAQKNIRWKVPLQGEGWSQPIVWEDRVYLTAAIPSDVAREKTTRPESNNGGYGRDRDDLVNVVYHYEVVCIDCENGEVIWRKTVKTGKPPLPRHSTNTYATETPVTDGERIYAYFGMNGVFCLDMDGNILWQKDLGIYEMRAGWGTASSPTILDNRLFVQVDNQQQSFLVALEATTGEEIWRVNRDESSQYSSPFIWKNSLRNELIVGGTTYRSYDPSTGRLLWKIDMNKGRSSATPLAVGDRLYIGNELRNRGGDDDGGGRLYAIKPGGIGDITPPDDQMSSEFVQWRMDESGIQMASPTYLDGNLYFFERRLGIVRCVDAESGRLEYKRRVGRAPAFWASPWSDGEHVYAMDSNGNTHVISAGDELRVVSVNVLDQQAWGTPALADGRIYLRTVEHLYCIANKD; from the coding sequence ATGAAACTCTCCATAGCAGCACTTTTCTTGTCTCTTCTCATTGCGAGCGTCGGTGTCGCTGATAATTATCCGCAATTTCGCGGTGCGGGCTCGAACGCGATTTCCCCTTCACAGCTTCCCGTTACTTGGTCTGACGAGAACGGCGCTCAAAAGAACATCCGCTGGAAGGTTCCGCTACAGGGTGAAGGATGGTCGCAGCCGATCGTCTGGGAAGATCGCGTTTACCTCACGGCCGCGATTCCCTCGGATGTTGCCCGGGAAAAAACAACTCGACCCGAGTCCAACAACGGCGGCTACGGACGGGATCGCGATGACTTGGTAAATGTGGTTTATCACTACGAAGTCGTTTGCATCGATTGTGAGAACGGAGAGGTCATCTGGCGTAAGACCGTCAAGACGGGAAAACCACCGCTCCCGCGGCATAGCACGAACACTTATGCGACCGAAACGCCAGTGACTGATGGAGAACGGATTTACGCATACTTCGGAATGAATGGCGTCTTTTGTCTTGATATGGATGGCAACATTTTATGGCAAAAGGATCTAGGCATCTACGAAATGCGAGCCGGTTGGGGTACGGCGAGTTCTCCGACTATTCTTGATAATCGATTGTTCGTACAAGTCGACAATCAGCAACAATCGTTTCTCGTAGCCCTAGAGGCAACTACAGGCGAAGAGATCTGGAGGGTCAATCGTGATGAGTCTTCCCAGTACAGTAGTCCTTTCATATGGAAGAATTCATTGCGGAATGAATTGATCGTCGGCGGTACGACGTATCGCTCATATGACCCTTCTACCGGAAGACTTCTATGGAAGATCGACATGAACAAAGGACGTTCTTCCGCAACGCCATTGGCAGTCGGCGATCGTCTTTACATCGGTAATGAGTTGCGAAACCGAGGTGGCGATGATGATGGAGGAGGACGGCTTTATGCAATCAAGCCTGGCGGAATCGGTGATATAACCCCGCCCGATGATCAAATGAGTAGCGAATTTGTCCAGTGGAGAATGGATGAGTCAGGCATTCAAATGGCATCTCCCACATACTTGGACGGAAATCTGTACTTCTTCGAACGTCGTCTTGGAATCGTCCGCTGCGTAGATGCGGAAAGTGGGCGTCTGGAATACAAGCGTCGGGTTGGTCGTGCTCCTGCATTCTGGGCTTCACCATGGTCCGATGGTGAACATGTCTATGCAATGGATTCCAACGGGAACACGCATGTCATCTCCGCAGGCGACGAACTTAGGGTGGTCTCCGTGAATGTACTCGACCAACAAGCCTGGGGAACGCCGGCACTGGCCGATGGGCGAATCTATCTTCGCACAGTTGAACACTTGTACTGCATTGCCAATAAAGACTGA
- a CDS encoding DUF427 domain-containing protein: MDHADGVRLARGQWKNNGQQRPPFAIDPRGGQESVWDYPRPPAIVEDNREVIVRFDEIIVARTTRSLRICETASPPTFYLPPTDVDQNFLRRSKSSTFCEWKGQATYWSLEISEQEVHVDVGWSYEQPLAEFEPIKGFFAFYPGRLNCTVDGNTVLSQPGDFYGGWITPEIVGPFKGESGTLGW, from the coding sequence ATGGATCATGCCGACGGGGTCAGACTGGCTAGAGGGCAATGGAAGAACAACGGGCAACAACGTCCGCCGTTTGCGATCGATCCTCGTGGAGGCCAAGAATCAGTTTGGGATTACCCAAGGCCTCCGGCGATTGTGGAGGACAACCGCGAGGTAATTGTTCGCTTTGACGAGATCATCGTTGCACGCACCACACGGAGCTTGCGAATCTGCGAAACAGCGAGTCCGCCAACATTTTACCTGCCACCTACAGACGTAGACCAAAATTTCCTCAGGCGATCCAAGAGCAGCACATTCTGCGAGTGGAAAGGACAGGCAACATATTGGTCGCTGGAGATATCAGAACAGGAAGTACACGTTGACGTCGGCTGGTCTTATGAGCAGCCTCTTGCGGAATTTGAACCGATTAAAGGCTTCTTTGCATTCTATCCCGGTCGACTTAACTGTACGGTGGATGGAAACACCGTTCTGTCACAGCCCGGCGATTTCTACGGAGGGTGGATCACGCCGGAGATTGTGGGGCCGTTTAAGGGCGAGTCGGGTACCTTAGGGTGGTGA
- a CDS encoding NAD(P)/FAD-dependent oxidoreductase, with amino-acid sequence MAEWDVIIVGAGISGLTCAEELRSRGLKFLVLESGNAPGGRIATDEHQGFLLDRGFQVLLTAYPEATRVLNYTDLELRCFTPGALVWFDGKFHRFTDPWRKPSDLLSTALSPVASTLDKVRIAKFRSETTKDDLTRLYERPDIPTIEMLQQRGFSPIVIERFFRPFLGGVFLDNELKTSRRLCEFVFRMFSNGDAALPANGMNAIPNQLASRLPEGALRFNSPVKEVREGVVELSSGEQLSAKQIVVATDEPSANRLMGNPTRDKANRVVCMYFAADKPPIDEPILMLNGEGRGPVNNVCVPSQVANNYAPKGQSLISVTSLPEADREPQVDTVLKQLREWFGSVVDDWRHLRTYPIHYALPQQVPPLLDPVEKDSRLATGIYRCGDYCDTASINGAMSSGRRAAEAMLDDLGKTVEKMSVLNE; translated from the coding sequence ATGGCAGAATGGGACGTAATTATCGTCGGGGCAGGCATTTCGGGGTTGACCTGTGCGGAGGAACTCCGGTCTCGGGGGCTCAAATTTCTCGTGCTAGAGTCTGGCAATGCCCCAGGCGGGAGGATCGCTACCGATGAGCATCAGGGCTTTCTGCTTGACCGAGGTTTTCAAGTTCTTCTGACTGCGTACCCAGAGGCGACGAGAGTCCTCAATTATACCGATTTAGAACTGCGTTGTTTCACGCCGGGCGCCCTCGTTTGGTTTGACGGTAAGTTTCATCGTTTTACGGATCCTTGGCGTAAACCTAGCGACTTACTTTCGACGGCCCTATCACCGGTTGCTTCCACCCTAGACAAGGTGCGCATTGCAAAGTTTCGTAGCGAAACTACCAAAGACGACCTGACACGGCTCTACGAGCGTCCGGACATTCCAACCATTGAGATGCTCCAGCAGCGGGGCTTTTCTCCAATAGTTATCGAAAGGTTCTTTCGTCCATTTCTGGGCGGTGTATTTCTAGATAACGAGTTGAAGACGTCACGCAGGCTGTGTGAATTCGTGTTTCGCATGTTCTCGAATGGTGATGCTGCCTTGCCCGCTAATGGAATGAACGCGATACCTAATCAATTGGCTAGCCGACTTCCTGAAGGCGCACTTCGATTCAACTCACCAGTAAAAGAAGTTCGTGAAGGCGTTGTGGAACTCTCTTCTGGCGAGCAGTTATCCGCCAAACAGATCGTTGTGGCAACTGATGAACCATCTGCCAATAGGCTCATGGGAAATCCAACTCGCGACAAAGCGAATCGCGTCGTCTGCATGTACTTCGCTGCCGACAAACCACCGATTGACGAGCCAATCCTCATGCTCAATGGTGAAGGGCGTGGTCCGGTGAACAATGTTTGTGTACCAAGTCAAGTCGCCAATAACTATGCGCCGAAGGGGCAATCTTTGATCTCCGTGACGTCTCTACCTGAGGCCGATCGAGAACCGCAAGTCGATACCGTATTGAAGCAGCTACGCGAGTGGTTCGGCTCGGTTGTTGACGATTGGCGGCACTTGAGGACTTACCCAATTCATTACGCCCTACCCCAACAGGTTCCTCCACTGCTTGATCCCGTCGAAAAGGACTCTCGCCTCGCAACCGGCATCTACCGCTGCGGTGACTATTGTGACACCGCCTCAATCAACGGAGCCATGAGTTCAGGGAGACGAGCTGCCGAGGCTATGTTGGATGATCTTGGCAAGACGGTCGAAAAGATGAGCGTCTTGAATGAGTAA
- a CDS encoding ABC transporter permease yields MNLRLMIWHELKSRPAAVAFNSLTILLGVAALVAIRHVTVYSEEAVANQLTNLGANILVLPEEATLQDYYAADQNGGTIPEEYVAEIFLAGLSGVEQVSPRLNVSTEIQGHSVAVTGILPQSEVDTLASWQATAMFMNATDTGCCQKANVATTDELKAPDALVKHRAIQDLDKNALVLGADIARKLNCQVADQLSLKNDTFTVIGVLPETGTVDDGRIFAHLHSVQRIWEQGATCNAIEIVGCCEDAAGSLVPQLRELLPNAKVVTISQVVETQVGVNTLMAKTSWIVLAVLIVVGGVGLAGAIAANVRERRREIGTLMAMGATPSYIQRLFLGKALILGLAAGSIGCVIGIVGAVIAGPVWAGVAITPLIGTSVLSVLVATLVALLAAWWPAQRAAQLDPCICFREV; encoded by the coding sequence ATGAATCTTCGTTTAATGATATGGCATGAGTTAAAGTCGCGCCCGGCAGCGGTTGCGTTCAATAGCCTAACGATATTGCTCGGGGTCGCCGCACTGGTGGCCATCCGGCACGTCACGGTTTACTCGGAAGAGGCCGTGGCCAATCAATTGACAAATCTCGGCGCAAATATCCTCGTCCTGCCGGAAGAGGCAACGCTGCAAGACTATTATGCTGCTGATCAGAACGGTGGCACGATACCGGAAGAGTACGTGGCTGAAATCTTTCTCGCTGGTTTGTCAGGTGTCGAACAAGTTTCACCCCGACTTAATGTATCGACGGAAATTCAGGGACACTCGGTCGCCGTCACCGGCATACTTCCTCAGTCCGAAGTCGACACCTTAGCAAGTTGGCAGGCCACGGCAATGTTCATGAACGCAACCGATACCGGTTGCTGTCAAAAGGCAAACGTGGCCACGACCGATGAACTGAAGGCCCCAGATGCCCTGGTAAAACATCGAGCGATTCAAGATCTCGATAAGAATGCTCTCGTGCTCGGAGCTGATATTGCGAGAAAACTGAATTGCCAAGTCGCGGATCAATTGAGCCTGAAGAACGATACGTTCACAGTAATCGGCGTCTTGCCTGAAACTGGCACGGTGGATGACGGGCGGATCTTTGCTCACCTGCATTCGGTTCAACGAATCTGGGAGCAAGGAGCCACTTGCAACGCGATCGAGATCGTCGGCTGCTGCGAAGATGCAGCAGGCAGCTTGGTGCCGCAACTTCGCGAACTATTGCCGAACGCCAAGGTCGTGACGATCTCTCAGGTCGTTGAGACCCAGGTTGGCGTCAATACGTTGATGGCCAAGACGTCTTGGATTGTGTTGGCGGTGTTGATCGTGGTGGGTGGCGTTGGTTTGGCCGGCGCGATCGCGGCGAACGTGCGAGAACGTCGTCGCGAAATCGGCACTTTGATGGCGATGGGGGCGACACCGAGCTATATCCAGCGATTATTTCTCGGCAAAGCCCTGATACTAGGACTCGCTGCGGGTTCCATTGGTTGCGTGATCGGAATTGTCGGTGCGGTAATCGCTGGCCCGGTCTGGGCGGGCGTGGCGATAACGCCACTCATCGGGACGTCGGTTCTTTCCGTTCTTGTTGCCACTTTGGTCGCGCTATTGGCGGCTTGGTGGCCAGCACAGCGCGCGGCGCAACTTGATCCATGCATCTGTTTTCGGGAGGTGTAA
- a CDS encoding ABC transporter ATP-binding protein: MIQLESVRKDYSRHGQTLTAFQCEAMRIEEGEYVTIVGPSGSGKTTLLSLLGGMLSPTAGRIVVDDVSLYDASVARRSALRGEKMGFVFQSFNLIPYLSAVQNVQVPLSFSALPADIQQKRAIDLLGRLGLAERLQHKPSELSVGQQQRVALARTLVNDPRIILADEPTGNLDPTSREVVLKTFDDCHQQGRTLVVVTHDPSVAERATRRLTLVDGSLVESDQLVMATSQTASAA, from the coding sequence ATGATTCAACTTGAAAGTGTCCGTAAGGACTACTCACGACATGGTCAAACACTAACCGCCTTTCAGTGTGAAGCCATGCGGATCGAGGAAGGCGAATACGTGACTATTGTCGGTCCAAGTGGAAGTGGCAAGACGACCTTGCTTTCGCTGCTTGGGGGAATGCTCTCGCCGACTGCGGGTCGGATTGTCGTTGATGACGTTTCCCTCTACGACGCATCCGTGGCGCGCAGATCGGCATTGCGTGGAGAAAAGATGGGATTCGTTTTTCAGAGCTTTAATCTCATTCCTTACCTCTCAGCGGTACAGAATGTACAAGTACCGCTAAGCTTCTCCGCCTTACCTGCGGACATTCAGCAGAAACGAGCCATTGATCTTCTGGGCCGTTTGGGCCTAGCAGAGCGTTTGCAGCACAAGCCGTCGGAATTGAGTGTTGGCCAACAGCAACGAGTCGCTTTGGCTCGAACGTTGGTCAACGATCCGCGGATTATTTTGGCTGACGAACCGACTGGCAATCTTGACCCGACCAGCCGTGAGGTCGTGTTGAAAACGTTTGACGATTGTCATCAGCAAGGGCGAACCTTGGTCGTTGTGACACATGATCCAAGTGTCGCCGAGCGAGCAACGCGACGTCTCACCTTAGTTGACGGATCGCTCGTAGAGAGTGACCAACTGGTGATGGCGACATCACAAACGGCCTCCGCGGCGTAG
- a CDS encoding TolC family protein, whose protein sequence is MKMSHTTMRSLLLIAIGCTSWLGCRTGSSSNEVPPFDGPIATDVALRNDATIRPSPEPIQLQLETAAASDNTNKIELVGFQASSPLQDTSLANVTAPVPIPNVEQTSLTLESIQNIALANNPAIRALSASALAESDYQYQVGRWANPSVGYAGNQLADQQTDQHLAYVEQTFVTAGKLKLNQDVVGHSAEAQRWDVESQRMRVLTDVRMKFIQALVAQRQMEVIDNFHGVIQKGAELAQRRFQAEESPQADLLQAEIQLNEVEVMRQQAEYRWNAAWQEMAAAAGVPNMQLSKLHGDLNAAQESLDWEVVFNELLSQSPELHAAHSRVCQARANLSRQEIQAIPNLTANLQGGVDNATGSGMIQVQVGGAIPVFNNNQGNTSAAFNLYSRATHEVKRIEMSLKARLAQVSQEYNSSQVAVQRYEQAILPRAQKTLDLAETAYQAGEFSFIQTLIARRTYFDTNLNYLTSLGDLAQAQAKVDGLLLTGALDAANTNSLGDSLRGQTFSQQ, encoded by the coding sequence ATGAAGATGTCACACACCACGATGCGTTCGCTATTGCTGATTGCGATCGGATGTACCAGCTGGCTAGGTTGTCGCACGGGAAGCTCCAGTAACGAGGTCCCGCCGTTCGATGGGCCGATTGCTACCGATGTCGCTCTAAGGAACGATGCGACCATACGGCCTTCGCCTGAACCGATCCAGCTGCAACTCGAAACGGCTGCAGCAAGCGACAACACGAACAAGATTGAGCTTGTGGGGTTCCAAGCTTCCTCGCCACTGCAAGATACATCACTTGCCAACGTGACAGCACCAGTGCCGATCCCAAACGTTGAGCAAACGTCTCTGACCTTGGAGTCGATTCAAAATATCGCGCTCGCAAACAACCCGGCGATCCGAGCATTATCGGCATCGGCTCTAGCAGAATCGGACTATCAGTACCAGGTCGGGCGGTGGGCGAATCCGAGTGTCGGTTATGCTGGCAATCAATTGGCTGATCAGCAAACGGACCAACATCTCGCCTATGTCGAGCAGACCTTCGTGACAGCTGGGAAACTGAAACTTAATCAGGACGTAGTAGGGCATTCCGCTGAAGCTCAGCGCTGGGATGTGGAATCTCAACGGATGCGTGTGCTAACCGATGTACGGATGAAGTTTATTCAGGCGCTGGTCGCCCAGCGGCAAATGGAAGTAATCGACAACTTTCATGGGGTGATTCAGAAGGGCGCGGAACTAGCTCAGCGTCGTTTTCAGGCGGAAGAATCGCCTCAGGCCGATCTCCTTCAAGCGGAGATTCAGCTCAACGAAGTGGAGGTGATGCGGCAACAGGCCGAGTATCGCTGGAATGCTGCTTGGCAGGAAATGGCGGCGGCCGCAGGTGTTCCAAATATGCAACTATCGAAGTTGCATGGCGACTTGAATGCTGCTCAAGAGTCGCTGGACTGGGAAGTTGTCTTCAACGAGCTTCTTAGTCAAAGTCCGGAACTGCACGCCGCCCACAGTCGCGTATGTCAGGCCCGAGCTAATTTGTCGCGGCAAGAGATCCAGGCCATTCCCAACCTCACGGCTAATCTTCAAGGTGGTGTTGATAACGCAACTGGATCGGGCATGATTCAGGTGCAGGTCGGCGGTGCAATCCCCGTTTTTAATAACAATCAAGGGAATACTTCCGCCGCGTTCAACCTATACAGTCGAGCCACGCACGAAGTCAAACGGATCGAGATGTCCTTGAAGGCTCGCCTGGCACAGGTGTCTCAAGAGTACAATTCATCGCAGGTCGCCGTTCAACGTTACGAGCAGGCTATCCTGCCCCGCGCTCAAAAGACTTTGGATTTAGCGGAGACTGCATATCAGGCGGGCGAGTTTTCTTTCATTCAAACGCTCATCGCCCGGCGAACTTACTTCGATACGAACCTCAACTATCTGACCTCTCTAGGAGATCTAGCCCAGGCGCAAGCGAAAGTTGACGGACTGTTGCTGACCGGTGCCTTGGATGCCGCCAATACCAATTCCCTCGGAGATTCCCTGCGCGGACAGACATTTAGTCAACAATAG